A stretch of the Lolium perenne isolate Kyuss_39 chromosome 3, Kyuss_2.0, whole genome shotgun sequence genome encodes the following:
- the LOC127342163 gene encoding uncharacterized protein: MRAVVQRVLSASVEVEGRVVSAIGPGVLVLVGVHESDTDSDADYICRKVLNMRLFPNEKTEKSWDQSVVQRNFEVLLVSQFTLYGILKGNKPDFHVAMPPAKAKPFYASLVEKFQNSYKADLVKDGIFGAMMKVSLVNDGPVTMQVDSPSLQTSAQSSNGDAGVC, from the exons ATGAGGGCTGTGGTGCAGCGCGTCCTCTCTGCCAGCGTCGAG GTGGAAGGCCGTGTGGTGTCGGCGATCGGCCCgggcgtcctcgtcctcgtcggcgTCCACGAGTCTGACACCGACTCTGACGCCGATTACAT CTGCCGGAAGGTCCTGAATATGAGGCTGTTTCCTAACGAGAAGACTGAAAAATCATGGGATCAGAGC GTTGTGCAGCGCAACTTCGAAGTTTTATTAG TGAGTCAATTTACCTTATATGGAATCCTGAAGGGTAACAAGCCAGATTTTCATGTGGCTATGCCACCTGCGAAAGCAAAACCATTCTACGCTTCTTTGGTTGAGAAGTTCCAGAACTCGTACAAAGCTGATTTGGTGAAAG ATGGCATTTTTGGAGCAATGATGAAG GTTTCTTTAGTAAATGATGGCCCTGTAACAATGCAAGTTGACTCACCATCATTGCAGACCTCTGCCCAGTCAAG TAATGGTGATGCTGGTGTGTGTTAG
- the LOC127342161 gene encoding C2 domain-containing protein At1g53590 — translation MDAADLSIIHHIGLVLLALWAAASLGCCHSVLFILAFLYLYMVNARCAMRMQKRIQHGEMKSAYQRRMLSDGESVRWLNHAIKKMWPICMEKIVSQLLKPIIPWFLDKFKPWTVSKASVLELYMGRDAPLFTSMRVLPESSDDDHLVLELGMNFLSAEDMSVVLAMQLHKGVGFGMTANMHLTRMHVEGKVLLGVKFVRSWPFLGRIRLCFVEPPYFQMTVKPLVGHGLDVTEFPGISGWLDKLMDTAFGQTLVEPNMLVIDMEKFISTPSENNWFDIEERPPVAYVKLEILEGIDMKPADINGLSDPYVKGRLGPCKFQTQIQKKTLTPKWFEEFKIPITSWEALNELVMEVCDKDHLYDDSLGECTVDINELRGGQRHDKWISLKNVKKGRIHVAITVEDISEEKDATTGLEESTTNADAKLPVSTPIYSKSDAAKLPEENEIVLDEVEHIDIDGQEQTGGVYVHRPGTGVPKTWESRKGRARAPDTEIQQEVDLSKEEPPTPKSSGRGGMFSFLRRSSKKESFRGLDTSTPTSPGPQGATEVDPNLPRTPRPNLRELGEKRTSIKIVVGEGANKGDAESLTEDIAKVVEKNVGEPGRSLTSTLSRKISMKRQEDKMSDIPGQAEARGPELVANEGPVTIEGKPMDGRPKTEDNVQDIAVEAETS, via the exons ATGGACGCCGCCGACCTCTCCATCATCCACCACATCGGCCTCGTGCTGCTCGCGCTCTGGGCCGCCGCCTCCCTCGGCTGCTGCCACTCCGTCCTCTTCATCCTCGCCTTCCTCTACCTATACATG GTAAATGCCCGCTGTGCAATGAGAATGCAGAAGAGAATACAGCATGGGGAAATGAAATCTGCCTACCAACGAAGA ATGCTTTCTGACGGAGAGTCTGTGCGATGGTTAAATCACGCAATCAAAAAGATGTGGCCTATTTGTATGGAGAAGATTGTTTCACAACTTCTAAAGCCCATCATACCGTGGTTCTTGGATAAGTTCAAACCTTGGACAGTT AGTAAAGCAAGTGTCCTGGAGCTTTACATGGGTAGGGATGCACCATTGTTTACCTCGATGAGAGTTCTACCTGAGTCATCAGATGATGACCATTTG GTTCTGGAGCTAGGCATGAACTTCCTATCTGCTGAAGATATGAGTGTTGTGCTTGCGATGCAGCTGCATAAGGGGGTGGGATTTGGAATGACCGCAAACATGCATTTGACTAGGATGCATGTCGAGGGAAAG GTTTTACTTGGTGTGAAGTTTGTACGGAGTTGGCCATTTCTTGGCCGTATAAGACTATGCTTTGTGGAGCCTCCTTATTTTCAAATGACTGTAAAACCACTCGTTGGTCATGGACTTGATGTCACTGAATTTCCTGGAATTTCAGGATGGCTG GATAAGTTGATGGATACTGCATTTGGGCAGACATTGGTTGAG CCCAATATGCTTGTTATCGATATGGAGAAGTTTATATCTACTCCTTCTG AAAATAATTGGTTCGACATTGAGGAGAGGCCTCCTGTTGCGTATGTGAAACTTGAGATTTTGGAAGGAATTGACATGAAACCAGCTGATATAAATG GGCTCTCAGACCCTTATGTGAAAGGTCGTCTTGGCCCTTGTAAATTCCAAACACAAATACAGAAGAAAACATTAACCCCTAAATGGTTTGAGGAGTTCAAGATACCCATTACGTCATGGGAGGCATTAAATGAGCTTGTTATGGAAGTTTGTGACAAGGACCACCTTTATGATGACTCGCTTGG AGAATGTACCGTAGACATAAATGAGCTGAGAGGTGGACAAAGACATGACAAATGGATATCACTGAAGAATGTCAAGAAAGGAAGGATCCACGTGGCGATAACAGTTGAAGATATATCAGAG GAGAAGGATGCAACAACAGGTTTGGAAGAATCAACAACGAATGCTGATGCCAAGCTGCCAGTTTCAACCCCTATTTATAGCAAGTCGGATGCTGCTAAACTGCCTGAAGAAAACGAAATCGTATTGGATGAAGTGGAGCACATCGACATCGATGGACAAGAACAAACTGGAGGGGTATATGTACATCGCCCTGGCACTGGAGTGCCCAAGACATGGGAATCCCGTAAAGGCCGAGCACGTGCTCCAGACACTGAGATCCAGCAGGAGGTTGACTTATCAAAGGAAGAACCTCCTACCCCAAAGAGCAGTGGACGTGGCGGTATGTTCAGTTTTCTCCGGAGGAGCTCGAAGAAGGAGAGCTTCCGTGGCCTTGATACTAGCACCCCTACAAGTCCAGGCCCTCAGGGTGCAACAGAGGTTGATCCGAACCTCCCTCGAACCCCGCGTCCCAACCTGAGGGAGCTTGGTGAGAAGCGGACGTCGATAAAGATTGTCGTCGGCGAAGGTGCAAACAAAGGAGACGCAGAAAGCTTGACTGAAGATATAGCAAAGGTGGTGGAGAAAAACGTGGGCGAGCCAGGCAGATCACTGACAAGCACGTTGAGCAGGAAGATCTCCATGAAGAGACAGGAGGACAAGATGTCGGATATACCAGGGCAGGCTGAAGCTCGTGGACCTGAGCTGGTGGCGAATGAAGGGCCTGTCACAATCGAGGGTAAGCCCATGGATGGCCGCCCGAAAACAGAAGACAATGTACAGGATATTGCAGTGGAAGCAGAAACTTCATAA